gtgattctgACAACACGCCTCTCATGTTTAAGGCTTTCGTGTTTCAActcatactcactcactcactcactcactcactcactctcaggAATCATTTCTTTACCTACAAGCTTTCATCTAACCTTTCGCTTCTGTCACACTCCGTACTGGCTTGAGGGCAAAGGAGATATACATAGATATAGTAAAATGCCTTGACTTACTTGTTACACGTTCCCGATGCAATCTGTGTTCTGGATGgttctcatttttttacctgtaactttcagtatctttttttttttatgtaagagggagaactaccaagagcaaaaaaatggataatagaaaaaaaggcccactggaattgtagtctccataaaagattaaaaagagttagtcaaaattcagggacaaactTGTTTTTGTTGCACTAGATCTTGCTCTGCCTCTcacgaaagaaaaaggaaagaaacattgaTTAAATATCTCAAAACTGAactaacctattttttttttttttctctctctctcctgtaaatAACTTTATAGGAGCAGCATATTGATTCAGTATTCCTGTCTTTGTCGATCTCGGAGGAGCAGCTGACGGGAATCCAAGATCAGTCAGGTTAGTATTCTGCgtcagaagggaaggaaaatacagtTGTGTGAAAATATAACTCACAGGCTATCTTGAAAATCTTTTCCTGCCACTCCCTAAAGAACTGAAtataagttgttgttttttttctttttagtcttcCTGTCTATCGCCTCTCTAAAACTGGAAATAATAAAGTATCTTATATTCACTCTAACAAAAACAGTACTGGTtacttttatgtatatttttatactTCAGTTCTTTATCTGATATTCTGCTATGAATCTTCTAATTGTTACCGATCTTTTGAAGTATTACAACAAAAAtctcatgacttttttttcttttccttttccttttttcttttttttcaaatcagtAAAAAACGAaattttgtactctctctctctctctctctctctctctctctctctctctctctgtgtgtgtgtgtgtgtgtgtgtgtgtgtgtgtgtgtgtgtgtgtgtgtgatgggttgGCAGGCCTTCATAATTGGGCAAACACCAGTACGCCATCAATAATACAGAGAAGGCAAAGATCAATACTGCGCCATCAAGCCACGTGTGAGacgatgggtggtggtggtggtggtggacaatgAACAGTAACATTAGAGGAGACAATCCCAGCCAGTCTATCATGAGCCCATCCTGCGATGCCTCAACTTGAAGAGTATCAGTTACTCTTTGAGGACATCGTGACACTCTGATATCGCTTGAAGAGATTTGTGACTTCGTGAGATCGCTTGAAGAACATTGTAAAAACAAGGTCTTGATTTGGCTGTAAGGACGTCGTGaattcttttccatcaaatTCTTTTGGTACGCCTTTCCTTATTTACGAATTACCCTGaaacatctttacttgttcagCAGCCTCCTCCAGTCTTAACTCCtccagtaccacgacgcgttttcgcaatcattcttcttactatgtgGCAATTTtttacagctccagaaacttacgtagggattaaaatagtgaagactctggccattaatcttctcacttccatagacccttcctaatgtaaataatatcgtctaatcatatccaaaaactcctggtaaaaaggcgtcccagtattgaagggattaaactgtGTAAAAACTGCACAAATCTATTCTTGTCACTTTCTTGGTTATAAAAGTTTCATACATGGGAAATGGCGGTGATAATTGCCAGGTATCAACGTGAAAGGGTTAACTCCTtttagtgctatgacgcgttttcatattcattcgcgttactatttagtgattttatacagcttcagaaactaatgtgggggattaaaatagtgaagattctggccattaatcttctgacctccatagactcctcctaatgcaaataaaaaagcctaattatacccaaactcATCATAAAAGTGCGTCACACTACTGATGGAATTAAGGATATCGTGACAGGAGTGAGTACACGAGTTATTGGAGTAAAAGAGGAGCTTATGGCAACTGTCCGATTGAGAAAGTTACCAGTTTCCTATTCATGCATTCTTCCGAACTCCCATCATGCTGCATACCCCAgtcccccctcttcccctcgtgTGTTGTCAGCTGCCCCTACCTCCTACCTACCCGCCACCTAATTTCAACAATCTTAGAAACCTCACTTTCCTCACAGACCTCCATCACATAAGCCTCCATTCTCTCCACACGGCAGTCAAAGAAAACGCATCTCACATCCTGATTCTCCCTCCCATCTTAGGTTCACGCCATGAAGTTCTTGCTGGCTTCAGTGCTGCTCCTGGTGATATATATGCGGCTACAGGTATGTTTGCTTGTTATTATAGATAAGGAATTCTTGATAAACTATCAACTGAATCTTGAAGATTACACTTGAGGACACGAGTAATACGTGTCTCCGTGTTAGAAGAAGTAGCAACAAGACGAGGGTTAGCCATTCTTTGTGGTTGGGAAGGAACACAGAAAAGTGCCCAAGTTTCATAACTTACAGAGGAAGCaaatgaattgagagagagagagagagagagagagagagagagagagagagagagagagagagagagagagagagactgatggtTTTATAACTCTTGCTATACATAATGTGAAACATAGGAAGAGAACTGATTTACCGGTTTTAGCGCCATAACAATGAGGTATGATGCGTTGTGTAGCGTCACGTGGGGAGTCATTGCTTCACAAAGGCGAAGGACACCGAAGCCTAGTTACCCTACAGTGACAGATAGCCGGCAGAGCAGGTTGTGCCGCCCGCCACGCCTCAGCCCCACTACCACGTCAAGGTGACTCACGGGACGGAGACATGgggataggaaagaaagaagggaagggaggtgccATTCCTAAGAGAAGgcgacaagaagaaaagattaagaaaaaaaggatggaatTAACTAGATGAGAAagttagaaagagaaacaatagttTGGTTTACACCTGAAGGAGAAGCGGCGCACCATCGTTACTGAGAGTAATGGAGTAGCGGTGGTGCCGCACCATCGTTACTGAGAGGAATGGGTAGCGGTGGTGCCTTCCTTCGCACTCTGTGAATGTGACGACTGCTGCCTGCCCCATGGGTACTTTAGAAGGTCTGGCAGGAGCAGTGTATGTGCAGTTAAGGTTCACAGAGTAAGAACGCCAGTTGGTTCAATATGCAGCGTGTGCATGGTAGTCTGATAAACGTTCCAATACAAGTGTGCGATGCTAGTGATCGTAGACTGATGGCCCCCCGAAGCAGTGTGTCTGGAAGTGAAAGGGAGGCCACAGATTTGGGATGCTTCACGGGGACTGTGGACAGCGGAGGGGGTTCACAAATGTTGGTGGGGCACTCCAGTGGTGCGGGACTAAAGACTGTCTCCGGCACAACTGATTTCGTTGAGTTTTCTGGTGGTGTGGCGCCAAAAGTTACAGGTAACAGGTGTGAGTCGCCCGGCAGTGGGAGGGataggagaaggggaaaggatagAGTCTCCAACAGGCGGGGAGAAACCGtcggagggaaaggagggggaaaggaagagagaagagaaagagacgggtGGGGAGGACCCGCCGGGgatagtggaaggaggaggggaaaggaaagagagggggaatCCGACGGTGGGGGAGGCACCGtcggagagaaaggaagagaaagagatcctGCCGGACGTAGCAAAGGCTGGCGTGACTTTATCGGATATGGGATGCGGCACAGCTGCGGATCCAGAAGAGCGCTGTGCCGCGGTGGCGTTGTGCGGATGTCCTCAAGCCCCTTCCGCTTCTTGGCCTGATGGCCCTTCTTAGCGTCAGTATGGCCTATCTTGGTGCCTTTGACGCCATGGCCTTTCTCAGAGTGTCCGTGATCGTCTTTAGGCGTCGGCTGGAGAGGCTGGTGCGGAGACTGTTCTCTTGGGGTTTGCACGAGGCATTTAGGCGGGGGCGCGAGGAAGTTTGCGGCGGATGTAAGAAACCTCCCCAGCCCCAGACCAGGACTTGCAGGAGGGCTTTGCCGCTCCCATTGCGACAAGAGGTCAGCCAAGGACGTTCGGCTGGAGGGTCCGAGCTCCCCAGGCCCTCCACCCTGCATCTGATGCAGGATTTGGTCTGACCCTCTCCGCATGTGTGGGCCAGGCTCTCCCTGCAGGCGAAGGCGAGGTGCAGCACCTCCTGCCTTTGCTGGACCGTCAGGTTGGCAGCCTGTAAGCCATGCTCCCTCTGGCCTGCTGCCTCGAGCACGCACCGTGTACACTCCTGACGCCCCAAGAGGCACGTGTGGGTCAGCTCCACATGGTGGGAGATCACCACGCGCACCACTTCCTCGAAGTCAAGATTAACTTCCTCCGAGGAAGAAGCCTCTTCCTGACCGCAGCACGACCCGGTCGCCTCGCTGCTCCACAGTCCCCGTCTTAGAAATGAGAGCATCTTCAGATTTGGAACAATTAAAAACATTTGACGAGGAGCGATGATAAAAGTGTGTAACACGCGGTTGGTGTGTGAATGTTTGCCTGAggcgggagggaaagaagaaagatggtgtGATGGTTGTGCATAAAGGcaggaaacgtgtgtgtgtgtgtgtgtgtgtgtgtgtgtgtgtgtgtgtgtgtgtgtgtgtgtgtgtgtgtgtgtgtgtgtgtgtgtgtacgcagaACATTTTATCCTCTTCGTTGTCAGGTGTCTTGTCCAATATCTAATCTCTGAGAGCTTTCTATCTGGTACTACATATATACGAGTACATACATGTACATGATAAAGGACTCTCGGAGAATATTCTTTAGATTAACCATCACTTTAgataatccttctcctcctcaacttTCTGTAGCTTAGAAGATTAAATaaacctctttctttctctttatgagAAGACGAGTACGTTGCAGTTTTCATCGCATCACAATACGGATAAATTCTGATTttcataaaatgacaaaaagaacaTGTGCTATACCaaataaattatttttttcttaagcaTTGCAATCTATTAGTGCAAGGGAGtacgtatgtttgtatgtagtaAGTGTGTACCTATGCTTGTATCAACCTGAACTCAAATAAAAGtttaacaaataaaagaaaaatcgaaGAAAAAAATCGTAAACAACTACGTCTTTTTTGGTCACCAGTGTGCGttaaaagagaagcaggaagaagaaaaaagcaacaCCACACCGGGCGGTCACTGCGAGTAACAAATGTTATGGCAACAATTATgggccatattctgaaacacttctggctCTCTACAGCTGAAATTATagttttttcagtttcttttttcatgtacccagtgacagattaacaagatttctgcatcattaataggaaatggaaattattccattaggcgccgcaacagcttagGTCATATGGCACAACTATAAGGTAACGGGAGAACGCTACATCTCCCACTAGGTAACTAGGTTTggcaaggattcgaacccgggctgCCTACACCGGAGGTCCGAACACGAGCCGCCTAAACTAACTACATAACTGCACCACTCAGCCACGTCATTAATAGAAGAATCAATCTTGAGAAGTTGtctaatcatctcagtggcctttggaaacagtcgcggtgagaaGGCAAAGCTTTTCAGAATATAGATCTGACACTTGTTCCTCCCATCAGGTGATGGCATTGTTGAGAAACGAAGTGGGAATTGAACGAAGACCTGTCCAAACGTGAGTCTACAATACATGTatttcttgcctctcttctcacttttaaaacactttattccttcactgtgactactttcaaaggccacagagaggatTAGTCGGGCTCTCaagaattttattatttttttcatagatgGCGTACAATCCTCGTTAATCtatcagaaaaaataaataaataaaataaggacaCTCTTGAAAGCCTGAGTAACTAACACTAATGTCTTTAAAGGCAGAAAGACGCCGGAAATTTTGAGAATATGTATTTTCAAGTTTCCTGTCTTAGATCACTACCTCTCCTCATCtggtcctttgtgtgtgtgtgtgtgtgtgtgtgtgtgtgtgtgtgtgtgtgtgtttctttttttctctcaaaataTCTTCTTACTGAAGTCAATTATTTTTAGTCTACTTGTATTTcgtgaaacgctttgttctctctctagGACTGATGTCAGAAGCCATAGTGATCATTACTTCATttattgagtctctctctctctctctctctctctctctctctctctctctctctctctctctctctctctctctcataaaaacatACATTTAAAGCCCCTCATAATTTTCGAAATACATAATACTTATAAGTGTGTTTTATATCAATGACTTAATTTACTTTTGGCAAATACTCATTATACAACTTCTTCCcgttatttgtttgtctatatgTTTCCACAGGTTTCGCCATTACTGCAAGAATTATTACTTCAACCACTTGGAATGTGACACTTATCAATTATTGTGCGTGGGCCACATTGACTGTCCTCTGAACTCGAACTGCTGCGTGACGAACTGGTGCACCAAGGAGTGTGTCCCGGTGCTGTCAGTCTTGCCTTACACAGAAATGTACCTGCGTCAGAAGCAGGTAATGCCATAACACGGTAGAATTTTAtgtacatgatttttttttatcgtgtctTGCCTCACTATGTGTtctagggatgagagagagagagagagagagagagagagagagagagagagagagagagagagagagaggagctacaccctctctctattcttattGGGATCAAAACAAATGACCTGTTacattcatccttccttctttccttccttttaaaaacaccaccacatcagcCTGCAGTAGTGAATGTCATCACTAACTGCAAGAAAATCACACATCTCACCTCATACTTTCCACATCAAGGTGCAGTGAGTGTGTCTTTTCTCCACCCTGTCAcgctctcacctctcctctactctcttCCAGGAAAAGAAATCCGACCTCGTAAAGCCCTGGCTTGTGTTTGGACTGATGCGCCGCTTGCCAAGGACTCATGATGACGAATTCTTTGCAAATCACTGAAAACGGAACATAATCATGCCCAGCTGTTCAAGTTTTTCGTTAACATGTAGTCTTAAATGCattgttctctcatcacgactgtttttaaccccttaagtaccatgacgcatttccattttcattctgcttcctattaggcaattttatacagcttcagaaactcatgtggggattaaaatagtaaagactttggccattaatcttctgacctcaatagacccctcctaatgtcaataaaatgatctaatcgtacacaattttcaagttaaaaatgtcttcctagtattgaaggggtgaaAGCCATAGAGATTATAAGCCGGGTTGTCATGGGTGTTTTTCCTATCAATGATGTAGAATCCATTGTAATCTATTGCTGGAATTACGGATGTAAAGTTCAAATTCGGTGTAACTTTCTTAAGAACCTTTTTTTAAAGTTGTTAATCAAGTATATTGAAGAGTGGTCCTATAGAATCACACCACCGTTTGGTACACAGCGCACATCCCCCACAGTGGATACCTTGAGTTTCTGTGAAATGTACTATTATGAAAAATACTATACGAGATTGTCGCTATTTGCCGCCATATCTCTGGAAGGTATAATAACTGcagcatttttcttccttctagatTCTGGAATAacataagctttttttttatttcactactGATTCTTTCATTGGATACCTAGAtcacgatcagagagagagagagagagagagagagagagagagagagagagagagagagagagagagagagagagagacttatggtTTTATAACTCTTCCGATACAAATTGTGAAAGATAGGAGGGGAATTGATTTACCGGTTTTAGCGCCATAACAACGAGGTACAGTGAGTCGTGTAGAGCCGCGTTCACGAAGGCGAAGGACACCGAAGCCTAGTTACCCTACAGTATCAGACAGCCGCCAGAGGGGGTGCCGCCCGCCACGCCTCAGCCCGCCACCACGTCAAGGTGACTCCCCGGGACGGAGACATGgggataggaaagaaagaagggaagggaggtgccATTCCTAAGAGAAGgcgacaagaagaaaagattaagaaaaaaaggatggaatTAACTAGATGAGAAagttagaaagagaaacaatagttTGGTTTACACCTGAAGGAGAAGCGGCGCACCATCGTTACTGAGAGTAATGGAGTAGCGGTGGTGCCGCACCA
The window above is part of the Portunus trituberculatus isolate SZX2019 chromosome 38, ASM1759143v1, whole genome shotgun sequence genome. Proteins encoded here:
- the LOC123514951 gene encoding uncharacterized protein LOC123514951; the protein is MKFLLASVLLLVIYMRLQVMALLRNEVGIERRPVQTFRHYCKNYYFNHLECDTYQLLCVGHIDCPLNSNCCVTNWCTKECVPVLSVLPYTEMYLRQKQEKKSDLVKPWLVFGLMRRLPRTHDDEFFANH